One region of Mercenaria mercenaria strain notata unplaced genomic scaffold, MADL_Memer_1 contig_853, whole genome shotgun sequence genomic DNA includes:
- the LOC128554896 gene encoding chitin synthase chs-2-like, translating into MYFFTITATEEDVFILTTDGDVKFTSNSIAFLLDLMVRDDSVGAVCARTFTLGNGPVVWYQDFEYAIGHWFQKAAEHVIGSVLCSPGCFSVYRCKAIREVLTTYASNVNRATDFLTKDMGEDRWLCTLMVQAGRRIEYCAASENSTHCPETFDEFFKQRRRWVVSTLANMMLLLQQWTYVYKYNHRVSFLFLVYQAVLLFATLIGPSSVVLVICGKIHSGLKYSWNWNPVLTLLLQLMICVGFTIICLITSTKTQLTVAKILTFLYAVVMTAVAVGTALQISNDVNGLPGAEANCQNLDSLNNLRIDLEWESVAYLLKIANFPNKKEMSHYSDRYKKIK; encoded by the exons atgtatttctttACAATAACAGCTACAGAAGAAGATGTCTTCATTTTGACTACGGACGGAGACGTAAAGTTCACCTCAAATTCAATAGCCTTCCTTCTTGATTTGATGGTTCGTGACGACAGTGTGGGCGCAGTATGTGCGCGGACGTTTACTCTAGGAAATGGTCCAGTTGTTTGGTATCAAGATTTTGAGTATGCTATCGGTCATTGGTTTCAAAAG GCAGCAGAACATGTGATTGGATCAGTTCTCTGTTCGCCTGGATGTTTTAGCGTGTACAGATGTAAAGCAATTCGGGAGGTTCTAACAACCTACGCATCCAATGTAAATCGTGCAACTGATTTTCTTACAAAGGATATGGGAGAAGACAGATGGCTTTGCACACTTATG GTTCAGGCTGGAAGACGCATTGAATATTGTGCTGCTTCAGAAAATAGTACACATTGTCCAGAGACATTTGATGAGTTTTTCAAACAAAGGCGGCGATGGGTGGTTTCAACATTAGCAAATATGATGCTGCTGTTGCAGCAATGGACATAtg TTTATAAATACAACCACCGTGTTTCATTTCTGTTCCTGGTTTACCAAGCTGTCTTGCTTTTCGCTACCCTGATTGGACCAAGTTCTGTTGTGTTGGTTATATGTGGTAAGATACATA GCGGCTTGAAGTATTCCTGGAACTGGAATCCAGTTCTTACACTCCTTTTGCAGTTGATGATATGTGTAGGATTCACTATAATATGTCTTATTACATCGACAAAAACTCAGCTTACC gTTGCGAAGATCTTAACATTTTTGTATGCAGTCGTCATGACAGCCGTCGCAGTTGGAACAGCATTGCAGATCTCAAACGATGTTAATGGATTGCCAGGAGCAGAGGCGAATT gtcagAACCTAGATTCTCTGAACAACCTGCGAATAGATCTGGAGTGGGAAT CTGTTGCTTACCTTCTGAAAATAGCCAACTTCCCAAACAAGAAAGAAATGAGCCATTACTCCGACCGATACAAGAAGATAAAATGA